TGACCAACCGCTCGACGTCGGGCTTGAACCGGTAGACGCCGTAGTAGAACTTGTGGGCGGATTCGACCTCGTAACCGCCCTCCTCGAAGGCCCTGGCCGTGGGAATGTAGCCCGCGTTGCCGTTGGCGTAGGCGGCGACAAAGGTCTTGGGCAGCGGCGAGGCGGCCTTAACGGCGAGGCCGATCTCCACGAATGTTTCGCCCGGCGTGCCGATGAGCAGCGCATCGCCGAGGCGAAGGCCGTGGATCTCCAGGCGGCGGGTCCGCTCGCGGTCGGTCTTGCTGTACTCGGCCATCACGTCGCGAGCCCAGCCGCGCTGCCAGTCGGCATCGTAGAGGGCGCGCGAGATTTCGCCCCTGGCCAACTGCTCTTCGAGCACGCGGGTGCGCTGCTCGACGGTGTTTCGGGCCTCCTCGGCCGAAGGCAGAGGCGCCAGGGGCGCCTCGACGATCGCTGTCGCGGAGGCGAGGGCCGCCTCGGGCGCTGTTCGCAGGGTCTCGGCGACCTGAACCGTCTCCGCGCCCAGGAACATCCCCGCGCGCCGCGCCTCCTCGAACGTGCCGCCGACCACGGTGGGGTTGACATTGCCGCAGCAGCCGTTGAGGTAGAGGCACACGGCGCCGGGGTAGACGCCCTCGACGAAGGCGGCCACCTGGCCAGGGTAGTCGGCCGAGACCAGGTAG
The DNA window shown above is from Planctomycetota bacterium and carries:
- a CDS encoding neutral/alkaline non-lysosomal ceramidase N-terminal domain-containing protein, which produces MSRLKAGAARVNITPYVGAFLAGFGSRDHGCEGVLDELFARALVLQSGDTAVALVSCDLIGLTRESIATIRGQVEAATGIAATHVMLACTHTHSGPTMGLLRHPGLDLELVHVIEKKIAGAAILAHRSLAEAALGSGKGRARIGINRRERKPDGSTSLGKNPEGPTDADVGVLRVDAAQGNPLALVVNHACHPVVLGGRNYLVSADYPGQVAAFVEGVYPGAVCLYLNGCCGNVNPTVVGGTFEEARRAGMFLGAETVQVAETLRTAPEAALASATAIVEAPLAPLPSAEEARNTVEQRTRVLEEQLARGEISRALYDADWQRGWARDVMAEYSKTDRERTRRLEIHGLRLGDALLIGTPGETFVEIGLAVKAASPLPKTFVAAYANGNAGYIPTARAFEEGGYEVESAHKFYYGVYRFKPDVERLVTEAAIGLAKELASVG